DNA from Nitrosopumilus sp.:
TGTCTATGGGAGCGCAGCGAGATATAGTATTTCCAAAAAGTTTTGACTCAGAACACGGATTAGGAAAGACACAATATGCTGACGAAGTAATGAAAAATGAGATTCTTACTGTTGGTTACAATGATGACCTATCTCAGGCATGTCAAACTCTTCTTGATGGGAAAATCAATGGAGCAGGAGTCTTATCGGACAGTGGCAAGCTGATTGGAATTCTAAGTAAGACCAATATTATCAAGGCAATCGCATCTTTAAGTCACTAATGATAATTTTCAGATCTTGATCTATCTGAAATTAAACATATTATTTTAAACTTGAAATTTCCAAAACAATTCCAATTTCATTTTTGATAATCATCTAACTTGTTATACTTCTAAAATGAGTAATAATATCATGGTGGAAGACTCTCCTGTTGCAGAAAAATCACTTGAAGAATTACTTCCTGAGACACTGGACTATTCTTTGTGCATTACTATAGAAAAAGGAAAAGAAGTATGGGTAGTATCTGGAATGTTGGTTCAATATTTGGAATCAGTAACAGATTCTGTCGTAGTAAAAGATGGAGAAAAGATGATCGGAGTAATTGGAGGAAAAGAGATTATGGAAAATATTTTGAAAAATCCTTCACGGGATTTGTTTTATGGCACCAAAGTTGAAGATATTATGGAAAAAAATCCGGTTCTCGTGTCTAACCAAACAAAATACAAGGATTTGATGTCAAAATGGAAAGAAAGAGGTAGAGCATTTGCTATTCTTAAAAATCGTTGGAACCACTATTCAGCAATATCGGCAAAAAAAATCCTAGAAATTGGAATGAGATGCAAAACAAATCTTTCTATTCTAGACATTCCAAAAAAACCGGCTGTTACATACAAACCAGATGAACCTCTAGGAAAAATCATTAATTCAATGTTTGAAAACAAAACAAGAAAAATTCTTCTTGAAGATTCTTACAAGTACATCAATGACAGAATAATAATAGAAACAATATCCGAAAAGATGAAGTATCTAAAAGATATTGATAATTTTCTTGACATTCCAGCGAATACAATTGAACCTGAAGAAGCAAGAGTAATTTTTAGTGATTTGAAGATAAATGAAGTTTCAGCCATGATGTACGATATGGAGCATCCTTATGTGATTTACAAAGATTGGATTGTTACTCCATGGGATATTTGTAATGTGTTACTCTCAAAGGAAATTACCAAGTATAATGTCTAATTCCAAATCAGGAATCATCTAATCTATCTCTTTTCCGCAATGAGGGCAAGTTCTAGTCTTTCGATACCTCTCACCAAATGCTGTTGTGGACAGTTCTTCAGATAGCAAAGTAACGCACACATCCCAGGGTGTAATTATGTTTCCTTTATAGACAACAAAAGGATGATCCATTTTGTCCATTATAGAACAAAATTGTTCTAGTCTAAGATCTTCTTTGACTTCTCTAACGTGTTCCAATTTAATTTGCTTTACTGGAACATCTAGGAGATTATCCACATCTTTTTGGAAGTTTAGTATCCTTGAGATTTCACCTAGTATCATTCTATCACTGATGAATTGGTTTGAATTTTCTAAGAGAACCTTTCTTGCATTATTTGCAAACATTGACTCTACTACATCTCCTAAAGAATCATCATGATGAAAGGTAATAGTTTCCTTTTTTGGTAGTGATGAAATAGAAAGATTTGTTTTACACCTCATTCCAATTTCTAGCATTTTTCTAGCAGAAATGGGAGAATAATCCCCTGAACCGTTAGGAATAAGCGCAAAAGCCCTCCGTGATTCTTTCCAGGTTTCGAGTAGATCCTTGAGTGTTGTAGTTAATCCAACCTGTGGCACTCCTCTAAACATTATTTCACCTACTTTACGTTCATACTGAAAATCCCGAGTTGGATTTTTTCTAATACAATCTAAAATATCAAAACCGCCTACTATACCAATAGGTTTGTTATCTTCACCTTTAACTGCTATGGCATCCACATTGGATTCAATATATTGAGCACACATCTCTGTTGCAACCCAAACTTCTCTACTCTTGTCGATGTATACACAGTTAGTATCAGTAAGTGTGTCTGGAAATAATTGTTCTAATGTTAATCCGGAAAGGCTTGTCATGCTTTGAATTTTCATATTTACACTATATAATAAATTCTACGTGTTAATGACTATCACAAAAGAGAAAAGAAATGATTTGCTCGAATTGTCAAAAGGAGATACAGTTGTAGAACTTGGTTGTGGGACAGGATTGAACTTTTCTCTTGTGTTGGATAAAATTGGTACCGAAGGAAAGATAATCAGTGTGGATATTACTGACAAAATGCTTGAACAAACACAAAAAAGAGTAAAAGAAAATGGATGGAAAAATGTCGAATTAGTACAAAGCGATATTGCAGAATATGATTTTCCAGATAATGTTGATGGTATTTTTTCTACTGGTGCGATTCAATATTGTAAAGACTATGACAAGGTTATCAAGAAAGGTTATGATGCACTGAAAAGAGAAAAATTTTGTAATATTGGATTTTAAAATGTCACAAGGTCCTGCTCGAATTTTTGCGCCGATTTTACTTTATTTCACCAGTTCTTTTGGATCTGATATAGAGTACGTTAAACAATCTGCGTGGAAATCAATTGAGAAATACTTCGAAAAAACTTCATACCAGGAAGGATGGGGAGGATTTTTGTATATTTATGTGGGAACGAAGATCTAAAACTTCATAGAATCTAAAATAATTTCAGACATTTAGAATAAATCTATTCAATCTTGTTTGTTGCAATCAGATCATAAGAATCTAAATCATAAGACATTTTGTACAATTCTTGAAAACCCTCAGACGAGTAGCAGCTAACATAAATTATCTTATATGAATAGTCAAGTGCAAATCTTGTAATTGTCAAATCTATAATTTCTGGCAGGTCTTCCCATGTTTTTCCTCCATCAATTGTTTTGTTGATTCCATTTTGTGTTCCCTTCAACCTTGATATACTCAGAAAACATCAATGACGCAATAGACACGTTGTAACATGAGTTTATTGACTATATGATCAGCCAGTCAATTAAGTCATACATTGCACTTGTCAATTCATTGGTGTCCATAATATCAAGACAAGCATATGAGACAAAAGAGAATACGGTTGAAGGTTTGCTAAATATAATCAATTCAAAAAGTTAGTGAATCTTTTTTCTAATTATTATGCGATTTTCTGCAAGTTCCTTGATTGGCTCCCAGCCCTGCGTTATATGATGTAATAGTTGCTCATCACCCGTTACTATCTTACCGTCATATGTTTTTGGTGATTTCATCTTTTTGATTATCTCCTGTCTTATCGTATCTGTTTCTTGTTCCATGCTGAATGTCTTTTCTGTAGAGGTTCGTTGTTTTTCTATTTTGATTTTGAATGGATCGA
Protein-coding regions in this window:
- a CDS encoding CBS domain-containing protein, with amino-acid sequence MTSLSGLTLEQLFPDTLTDTNCVYIDKSREVWVATEMCAQYIESNVDAIAVKGEDNKPIGIVGGFDILDCIRKNPTRDFQYERKVGEIMFRGVPQVGLTTTLKDLLETWKESRRAFALIPNGSGDYSPISARKMLEIGMRCKTNLSISSLPKKETITFHHDDSLGDVVESMFANNARKVLLENSNQFISDRMILGEISRILNFQKDVDNLLDVPVKQIKLEHVREVKEDLRLEQFCSIMDKMDHPFVVYKGNIITPWDVCVTLLSEELSTTAFGERYRKTRTCPHCGKEID
- a CDS encoding class I SAM-dependent methyltransferase; this encodes MTITKEKRNDLLELSKGDTVVELGCGTGLNFSLVLDKIGTEGKIISVDITDKMLEQTQKRVKENGWKNVELVQSDIAEYDFPDNVDGIFSTGAIQYCKDYDKVIKKGYDALKREKFCNIGF
- a CDS encoding CBS domain-containing protein translates to MVEDSPVAEKSLEELLPETLDYSLCITIEKGKEVWVVSGMLVQYLESVTDSVVVKDGEKMIGVIGGKEIMENILKNPSRDLFYGTKVEDIMEKNPVLVSNQTKYKDLMSKWKERGRAFAILKNRWNHYSAISAKKILEIGMRCKTNLSILDIPKKPAVTYKPDEPLGKIINSMFENKTRKILLEDSYKYINDRIIIETISEKMKYLKDIDNFLDIPANTIEPEEARVIFSDLKINEVSAMMYDMEHPYVIYKDWIVTPWDICNVLLSKEITKYNV